The bacterium genome contains a region encoding:
- a CDS encoding ABC transporter ATP-binding protein — protein sequence MFKILKTFYGFLLKRWLIFIGFILLVIVSNILFSLNPYFYKLFVDAIPSLNESLLFNILFIYIAVRVSAVVTDMASFWVGDIILFSSAIDARTTIFKKVQDLDFAFHANKSTGSLISAFKRGDGSFYSFFHDIHHKMLGVAISFAVMIYFFSGIDSYIVLMILASLVVTLLVTKFLITNNMNKRKAFNKEEDDVSGIITDNLINFETVKLFAKESWEENRLRGNFVPWLKTLWGFGNSFRVIDGTMGAIINISIFFVLYATIKQTVSLKLTVGDFVLITGFLGNFYPKLWDLIWGFRDLAKNYADIEKYFSILDYETEVKEPKNPVNIKSVTGNIEFKNVSHSYVGGTKNAIKKFNLKINQGESVAFVGRSGSGKTTITKLLMRFFDPERGKILIDGIDIKKFNKSDLRSFFGVVPQEPVLFNNTIGYNISYGDNSHKKYGAKLKGAAKMAHLSDFIESMPEKYKTNVGERGIKLSGGQKQRLAIARMIMSNPDIIIFDEATSHLDSESERLIQDAFWNYAKNKTTIIIAHRLSTIKKADRIIVMDKGQIVEVGKHNKLLNNQNGVYSKLWNIQKD from the coding sequence ATGTTTAAAATACTAAAAACGTTCTATGGCTTCTTGCTTAAAAGGTGGCTGATTTTTATCGGCTTTATTTTGCTTGTTATTGTCTCAAACATATTATTTTCCCTAAATCCTTACTTTTATAAACTATTTGTAGATGCTATCCCCTCTTTAAATGAAAGTTTGTTATTCAACATTTTGTTTATTTATATAGCAGTTAGAGTCTCCGCGGTAGTTACTGACATGGCAAGTTTTTGGGTAGGAGATATAATATTATTTAGTTCTGCAATTGATGCTAGAACTACAATATTTAAAAAGGTACAAGATCTTGACTTTGCATTTCACGCCAATAAATCAACAGGGTCGTTAATTTCAGCATTTAAAAGGGGTGATGGTTCATTTTACTCTTTCTTCCACGACATACATCACAAGATGTTGGGCGTTGCAATAAGTTTTGCAGTTATGATTTATTTCTTTTCTGGGATTGATAGTTATATTGTTTTAATGATTCTGGCTTCACTTGTTGTTACATTACTTGTTACAAAGTTTTTGATAACAAATAACATGAATAAAAGAAAGGCATTTAACAAAGAGGAGGATGACGTCTCAGGAATTATTACAGACAACTTGATTAATTTTGAAACAGTAAAATTGTTTGCTAAAGAATCATGGGAAGAAAACAGATTAAGAGGAAATTTCGTTCCTTGGCTAAAAACTCTCTGGGGTTTTGGTAACTCATTTAGAGTTATTGACGGAACAATGGGTGCAATAATCAACATCAGTATTTTCTTTGTCCTTTATGCAACAATTAAACAAACTGTTTCATTAAAACTTACTGTTGGAGACTTTGTCTTAATTACAGGCTTTTTAGGCAACTTCTACCCAAAACTTTGGGATCTAATCTGGGGCTTTAGAGATTTAGCCAAGAACTATGCTGATATTGAAAAATATTTTAGTATCTTAGATTATGAAACAGAAGTTAAAGAACCAAAAAACCCTGTTAATATTAAATCTGTAACAGGTAATATTGAGTTTAAAAATGTATCTCACTCATATGTTGGAGGTACTAAAAATGCAATTAAAAAATTTAACTTAAAAATCAATCAAGGTGAGTCTGTAGCCTTTGTTGGTAGAAGTGGAAGTGGTAAAACAACAATTACAAAGCTATTGATGCGATTCTTTGACCCAGAACGAGGAAAGATCTTAATTGATGGTATTGATATTAAAAAGTTTAACAAGTCAGATTTGCGTAGCTTTTTTGGTGTTGTACCCCAAGAACCTGTCCTTTTTAATAACACTATTGGATACAACATCAGTTATGGAGATAACTCACACAAAAAATATGGAGCTAAACTTAAAGGGGCAGCAAAAATGGCCCACTTATCTGATTTTATAGAAAGTATGCCAGAAAAATATAAAACTAATGTTGGAGAAAGAGGTATCAAACTTTCAGGAGGGCAAAAACAAAGGTTAGCAATTGCCAGAATGATTATGAGTAATCCTGACATAATAATTTTTGATGAAGCAACTAGCCATCTGGACTCAGAAAGTGAAAGACTAATCCAAGATGCTTTTTGGAATTATGCCAAAAACAAAACAACAATTATAATAGCCCACAGACTTTCAACTATCAAAAAGGCAGATAGAATAATTGTGATGGATAAAGGTCAAATTGTAGAAGTTGGCAAACACAACAAACTTCTCAATAATCAAAATGGAGTTTATTCAAAATTGTGGAATATACAAAAGGATTGA
- a CDS encoding nucleotidyl transferase AbiEii/AbiGii toxin family protein, producing the protein MITNIQLKDLSKFYKIDEFTIFREYLQILILSYIYQERKSEKIVFKGGTALRLMYGSSRFSEDLDFSTTLTFKEIKDFVLNLGNKTKKELPELKFTEIYQGKEGLRYNIKYESKIFKFPLNLRLDFHIVKSIKNIDKSVLTTRFPVLIFPTIYHLNKKEILSEKLRCLKTRFKGRDIFDIWYLFSTGEVISNKKYSETYKKNIQEFDDNDLARDLGKFLPLSQRAILPELKKTLLKYF; encoded by the coding sequence ATGATTACTAACATACAACTAAAAGATTTGTCAAAGTTTTATAAAATTGATGAATTTACAATTTTTAGAGAATATTTACAAATTCTAATTTTAAGTTATATCTATCAAGAAAGAAAAAGTGAAAAAATTGTTTTTAAAGGTGGAACTGCATTGCGATTAATGTATGGATCGTCACGATTTTCTGAAGATTTGGACTTTTCGACCACTTTGACATTTAAAGAAATTAAAGACTTTGTTCTAAATTTAGGAAATAAGACAAAAAAAGAATTGCCCGAGCTAAAGTTTACAGAAATTTACCAAGGCAAGGAAGGCCTTAGATACAACATTAAATACGAATCAAAGATTTTCAAGTTTCCTTTAAATTTAAGACTAGATTTTCATATTGTTAAAAGTATTAAAAATATTGATAAGAGTGTTTTGACAACTAGATTCCCAGTCCTTATTTTCCCAACAATTTATCATTTGAATAAAAAAGAGATACTGTCAGAAAAACTTAGATGCCTTAAAACACGTTTTAAGGGTAGAGACATTTTTGATATCTGGTATTTATTTTCAACAGGAGAAGTTATAAGTAATAAAAAATATAGTGAAACTTATAAAAAGAATATTCAAGAATTTGATGACAACGACTTAGCTCGTGATCTTGGTAAATTTTTACCACTATCTCAAAGAGCAATACTGCCAGAACTTAAAAAAACATTATTAAAGTATTTTTAA
- a CDS encoding MerR family transcriptional regulator: protein MDDKPTKIKVKLESLPDLLTVREVSDLLRVSPLTIKRWGKRGKLPAIRINSRGDRRYKKEAILWLLGMQAKD, encoded by the coding sequence ATGGATGACAAACCAACAAAAATAAAAGTAAAACTAGAAAGTCTCCCTGATTTATTGACTGTTCGTGAAGTTAGTGACTTGCTTCGTGTTTCACCGCTTACAATTAAAAGATGGGGTAAAAGAGGTAAACTTCCTGCAATTAGAATTAATTCAAGAGGGGATAGACGTTATAAAAAAGAAGCAATACTTTGGCTTCTGGGTATGCAGGCCAAAGACTAA
- a CDS encoding cache domain-containing protein, protein MLKYTKNPFLISFAFLLFSILFLSIFFNKISRDKLVEQIQHRQQMSVRAGANSVESFLTSVGSMTTLLAIDPRIEAFDEFIKAWQDESISGVVAADKNGLVYLHSERGNVESEGQSVIERDYFEWARTAKKGEYKVFPAIVSKLGSSKGKYILPIASPVVKSDNFDGVVVVAVVLSDLVEHYINGLEILESSDYYLVTNRGEIIYSTIPSLIGYKLEDLLANKFLGSQIIYDLIREEMASEGDTVLNLAIPNSDRSHKLEPYLVNASTIKLADRNWKLVTTTPENDLKAFTFNFYSNQILVIFITVAIFIMLTLRASKQTGYDQAVEDEHQRHNLGKHSKS, encoded by the coding sequence ATGCTTAAGTACACAAAGAATCCATTTTTAATAAGTTTCGCCTTTTTACTATTTTCGATTCTTTTTCTTTCAATATTTTTTAATAAAATTTCAAGAGATAAGTTGGTTGAACAAATCCAACACAGGCAACAAATGTCAGTTAGGGCCGGTGCGAATTCAGTAGAAAGTTTTTTGACCTCTGTTGGTAGTATGACTACGCTTTTAGCAATTGATCCAAGAATTGAAGCTTTTGACGAGTTTATAAAAGCTTGGCAAGATGAAAGTATTTCTGGAGTTGTGGCAGCTGATAAAAATGGTCTTGTTTACTTACATTCTGAAAGGGGTAATGTAGAAAGCGAAGGTCAATCAGTAATAGAAAGGGACTATTTTGAATGGGCAAGAACAGCAAAAAAAGGTGAATATAAAGTTTTCCCTGCAATTGTCTCGAAGTTGGGCTCATCTAAGGGTAAATATATTTTACCAATTGCATCACCGGTTGTAAAAAGTGACAACTTTGATGGGGTGGTTGTTGTGGCAGTTGTTTTGTCAGACTTGGTAGAACACTATATTAATGGTTTGGAAATATTAGAGTCAAGCGATTATTATCTAGTAACCAATAGGGGAGAAATTATATATTCAACAATACCTAGTTTAATTGGCTATAAATTGGAGGATTTGTTAGCTAATAAATTTTTAGGTTCACAAATAATATATGACCTGATCAGAGAAGAAATGGCCAGTGAGGGTGACACTGTGCTAAATTTGGCAATTCCGAACTCGGATAGAAGTCATAAACTAGAACCATATTTAGTTAATGCTTCTACAATAAAACTAGCAGACAGAAACTGGAAACTAGTTACAACAACACCTGAAAATGATTTAAAGGCTTTTACCTTTAACTTTTATAGTAATCAGATTTTGGTAATATTTATTACTGTGGCTATTTTTATAATGTTAACCTTAAGAGCTTCAAAACAAACGGGCTACGACCAAGCAGTAGAAGATGAACATCAAAGGCATAACTTAGGTAAACACTCCAAATCTTGA
- a CDS encoding twin-arginine translocation signal domain-containing protein, producing the protein MRKLIVFYSFIITSFMLVTGMLSSQNFIELFIALVFSPLAFYFLVAILPVKQKVISIEPVLDIIPDQIKKIKNPDYDPERRKFLKLIGAAGGSLFLLTVFTRKAEASFFGSMPGPGTISIKDSAGVKIDPSEKKPTDGYNITEVDDTGTDTYYGFVNKDGAWFIQKELSTGAYRYIKGASDFTNATTGWPNRTNLIYDYFNMIF; encoded by the coding sequence ATGAGAAAACTAATAGTATTTTACTCTTTTATAATCACCAGTTTTATGCTGGTAACAGGAATGCTGTCTTCACAAAATTTTATAGAACTTTTTATTGCTTTAGTGTTTTCCCCACTTGCGTTTTATTTTTTGGTGGCAATACTACCTGTCAAGCAAAAGGTTATATCAATTGAACCAGTTTTGGATATTATTCCCGACCAAATAAAAAAGATTAAAAACCCAGATTATGACCCTGAACGCAGAAAGTTTTTAAAATTAATAGGTGCTGCAGGTGGTTCCCTTTTTCTTTTAACTGTTTTTACCAGAAAAGCAGAAGCCTCATTCTTTGGAAGTATGCCGGGACCAGGAACCATATCTATTAAAGATTCAGCGGGTGTAAAAATTGACCCATCTGAGAAAAAGCCAACAGATGGATATAACATCACAGAGGTTGATGACACAGGAACAGATACTTATTATGGATTTGTTAATAAAGACGGTGCATGGTTTATACAAAAAGAATTATCGACTGGAGCATATAGATATATCAAGGGAGCTTCAGACTTTACCAATGCAACCACTGGCTGGCCAAATAGAACAAACCTGATATATGACTATTTCAATATGATATTCTAA
- a CDS encoding response regulator has product MKKRVLIIEDDKFINKAMKYKFEESNFLVKTVRTAEEGLVILNEWLPDVIILDILLPGIDGYEFLRRVKDDNKLANIPVIVASNLTESEDGTRGATDYIVKSDLDLDQLVKRAIKNIKK; this is encoded by the coding sequence ATGAAAAAAAGAGTATTAATTATAGAAGACGACAAATTTATAAACAAGGCAATGAAATATAAATTTGAAGAATCTAATTTCTTGGTAAAAACAGTCAGAACCGCAGAAGAGGGGTTGGTCATACTTAACGAGTGGCTGCCTGATGTTATTATTCTTGATATTTTACTTCCAGGAATTGATGGTTACGAATTTTTAAGAAGGGTCAAAGATGACAACAAACTTGCAAATATACCCGTTATTGTTGCCTCAAATTTAACTGAATCAGAAGACGGAACAAGAGGAGCAACTGATTATATTGTTAAAAGTGACCTAGATCTTGATCAACTTGTCAAAAGAGCAATTAAAAATATCAAAAAATGA
- a CDS encoding ATP-binding protein, producing MQLYKRKVFDKIEPYIGDETVIVLHGARQVGKTHILYYLREWLNIKTKKNFYYDLEYPELLEFFNKGADSLISKITDEGYKKGEDCYVLIDEIQYLDNPSSFLKIIADHYKNIHLIVSGSSTFEIKSKFKNSLAGRTVSFEVFPLDFEEYLEFLGVNIKITDPLSEITTEKLKELYFKFIKYGGYPKVVLENDEEKKKQLLLQLIDTYIRKDIKDLANISDIKKFNNMLKVLASQSGQLLDMQSLSREIEISLITLKKYISILEETYVIKLVSPYSKSASVEITKTPKLFFYDSGLQSILWMNNFQDVVLGSVFETNIFGELSKVFDRKDISFWRTKTHMEIDFVIEKNMDPYIPIEVKLNFGNFNQRAINTFNKKYKLNSWKMIGLNGKKINSSFIYPKENFIYPWEIKTLV from the coding sequence ATGCAGTTATATAAAAGAAAGGTTTTTGATAAAATTGAGCCCTACATAGGTGATGAGACAGTAATTGTGCTTCATGGGGCAAGGCAGGTGGGTAAAACCCATATTTTGTATTATTTACGCGAATGGCTTAACATAAAAACTAAAAAGAATTTTTATTATGATCTGGAATACCCTGAATTATTAGAATTTTTTAATAAAGGTGCTGATTCTTTGATCTCTAAAATTACAGATGAAGGGTATAAAAAGGGTGAAGATTGTTATGTGTTGATAGATGAAATACAGTATTTAGATAATCCAAGTTCGTTTTTAAAAATTATTGCTGATCATTATAAAAATATTCATCTTATTGTTTCAGGTTCATCTACATTTGAAATTAAATCAAAATTCAAAAACTCACTTGCGGGGAGAACTGTTTCTTTTGAAGTTTTTCCATTGGATTTTGAGGAATACTTAGAATTTTTAGGAGTTAATATAAAAATAACAGACCCATTATCTGAAATTACTACAGAAAAACTAAAAGAATTATATTTCAAATTTATAAAATATGGCGGTTATCCAAAAGTTGTGCTTGAAAATGATGAAGAAAAGAAAAAACAGTTGTTATTACAGCTAATCGATACCTACATCAGAAAAGACATAAAAGACCTTGCAAATATTAGTGATATTAAGAAATTTAACAATATGTTAAAAGTATTAGCTTCACAGTCTGGGCAACTATTGGATATGCAGTCACTTTCTCGAGAAATTGAGATATCCTTAATTACGCTCAAGAAATATATCTCAATATTAGAAGAAACTTATGTTATTAAACTTGTTTCCCCATATAGTAAAAGTGCAAGTGTTGAAATAACTAAAACACCGAAGCTATTTTTCTATGATAGCGGTTTGCAGTCTATTTTATGGATGAACAATTTCCAAGATGTTGTTTTAGGTTCTGTTTTTGAAACAAACATCTTTGGGGAACTATCTAAGGTATTTGATAGAAAAGATATTTCATTTTGGAGAACTAAAACTCACATGGAAATAGATTTTGTTATTGAAAAAAACATGGATCCATACATACCAATCGAAGTAAAATTAAATTTTGGCAATTTCAACCAGAGAGCAATTAATACTTTTAATAAAAAATACAAACTTAATAGTTGGAAAATGATTGGATTAAATGGTAAAAAAATAAATAGTAGCTTTATTTATCCGAAGGAAAATTTTATTTATCCTTGGGAGATTAAAACGCTAGTATAA
- a CDS encoding ATP-binding protein: MIRKKIFLLNTLTLIPIFLFVIYLNVTSYKKSESEAKKDISNVTQIVASENIQIVESARQLLISLSVVPEVMSKDYKCATYLSELLSKYRRYGNFGVTDIRGNLICSAIETDGDINHSDRVFFKKAIETKDYSIGEYVISRSTNKASINFGYPLLNSGGGVVFATLNLDWLDELISNLEIDKNVVVTVLDKKGVVLARIPETENLIGKEFPNDPLLSLLNEDEGLIETTGIDSKPRIYAYKEIFRGNDQGLYIVASKSKGDIAKEIQIEFIKNILISVVITAFSLIIGLFIGNSLIEKTIDKLNQLDSLRKDFISLISHQIRTPATSIKWFTEILLKDSKNKLNSRQRRILKDTHISVKRMIELIGNVLNITKLENDKIELDKKEVNLNQIVTDTLKQISKEFNSKNIKYDLVSQAKIYKLEVDEKLFFQAIYNIIHNAFKYSSKEGLAKININKSNNSIVIKIKDDGIGIPVNERDNIFAKFSRATNAKMVDTEGAGLGLYLSKLIIKAHGGDIKLGNTKTGTLVLVSIPLR; this comes from the coding sequence ATGATTAGGAAAAAAATATTTTTATTAAACACCTTAACCTTAATACCAATCTTTTTATTTGTCATCTATTTAAACGTAACTAGCTATAAAAAATCTGAAAGTGAGGCAAAAAAAGATATCAGTAATGTCACTCAAATAGTGGCATCCGAAAATATTCAGATTGTTGAGTCAGCAAGGCAGTTGTTAATATCACTTTCAGTAGTACCAGAAGTAATGAGTAAGGATTATAAGTGTGCAACCTACTTATCCGAGCTCCTTTCAAAATACCGTAGATACGGAAATTTTGGAGTGACTGACATAAGAGGAAATCTTATCTGTTCTGCTATAGAAACAGATGGAGATATAAATCATTCCGATAGAGTTTTTTTCAAAAAAGCAATTGAAACCAAGGATTATAGTATTGGTGAATATGTAATAAGTAGGTCAACCAACAAAGCCAGTATTAATTTCGGCTATCCACTTTTAAACAGTGGAGGTGGTGTTGTATTTGCCACATTAAATCTCGACTGGCTAGATGAGCTCATCTCAAATCTTGAAATAGATAAGAACGTAGTTGTTACAGTTCTTGATAAAAAAGGTGTAGTTCTAGCGAGAATACCTGAAACTGAAAATTTGATTGGAAAAGAATTTCCAAACGACCCCCTATTAAGCTTACTTAACGAAGACGAAGGTCTTATAGAAACGACAGGGATCGATAGTAAACCAAGAATATATGCTTATAAGGAGATATTTAGAGGAAATGATCAAGGTCTATACATTGTGGCCAGTAAGTCTAAAGGCGACATCGCAAAAGAAATACAGATAGAGTTTATAAAAAACATATTAATTTCAGTTGTAATTACCGCATTTTCTCTCATAATCGGCCTTTTTATTGGAAACTCACTAATTGAAAAAACTATAGATAAACTAAATCAACTTGACAGTTTAAGAAAAGACTTTATTTCTTTAATTTCTCATCAAATAAGAACCCCTGCAACTTCTATAAAATGGTTTACAGAAATATTACTTAAAGATTCTAAGAACAAGCTAAACTCAAGGCAAAGAAGAATACTTAAAGATACTCACATATCAGTTAAAAGAATGATTGAACTGATAGGAAACGTCTTAAATATCACTAAGCTTGAAAATGACAAGATAGAACTTGATAAAAAAGAGGTAAATCTTAACCAAATAGTAACTGATACGTTAAAACAAATCAGTAAGGAGTTTAATAGTAAAAACATAAAATATGACTTAGTAAGTCAAGCTAAAATATATAAATTAGAAGTAGATGAAAAACTTTTCTTTCAAGCAATATATAACATAATTCACAACGCTTTTAAATATTCTAGCAAAGAAGGGCTTGCAAAGATTAACATCAATAAATCAAATAATAGTATAGTAATTAAAATAAAAGACGATGGTATAGGAATACCCGTCAATGAAAGAGATAATATTTTTGCCAAGTTTTCAAGAGCAACAAATGCAAAAATGGTTGATACTGAAGGTGCAGGACTGGGGCTTTACCTATCAAAACTAATTATTAAAGCCCACGGAGGCGATATTAAATTAGGTAACACTAAAACTGGAACTTTAGTTTTAGTGTCAATTCCACTAAGATAA